In a single window of the Drosophila albomicans strain 15112-1751.03 chromosome 3, ASM965048v2, whole genome shotgun sequence genome:
- the LOC117571434 gene encoding uncharacterized protein LOC117571434 isoform X1, which translates to MANWTLARRWIEASRLVLLLLIILQLIAATPAARNPNTNYNTNSNNNNNNVNNNNIWRRVRLVTSVSASSPAQERERNAYQLLKANNSSSTSTTTTSTSTTTTTSTTTSTTPATPRRSAKQLLRREDQLHVLEGNVSSAARLEMSTEFFVVPTLTAGTRSSSGSSNRSSVTTTATPTRSQGARARAANTPRATQSSNGATGNSNATPPSIVSTTQLPFAGLRKEVWVVPVLVLASLTMLMMGAFEIFVLFKAWRTSPSRRHLFLGQMLLLGLFACAGLGAVITAQPTLLSCGAIRFGVGVAYALVFAALLVKCVFLISLNGGVYLPAPYQGLLLLFALLIQVAIGAQWLLTQPPEIYTTSVPVMGSGFLSTTVASQTNYSALFYPTSYTTLDGTPEIYTRIAAVSTVLIPLCKTQFSELLFSLIYIVFLIVFIAVLAIKSRGIRDNYREATYIGLAIGGAIPIWLGWMLCGLAVAERHKDACIAFGLVATSATVFLVMFMPKGRQLAAMGKEGLYVEDREEQFSSLSRAGSGYSPSFFHFKPIKYGVMSGCGMPNSATNTGQGLSSKHCSNANNGGDRVALVTAAPPSYTRMYHYFPAHLSAHPFCYYPPAPPPPPPPAPPTQLATPLTLKLGNSLTSMTQAAQLAKTLRYAPGMFIRPDETNLYTTLEPTLSSNPNVYFQRSGAVHPGILY; encoded by the exons ATGGCCAACTGGACTCTGGCCAGACGCTGGATCGAGGCCAGCAGACtggtgctgttgctcttgATCATCCTGCAACTGATTGCAGCAACGCCAGCGGCGCGCAATCCCAACACCAACtacaacacaaacagcaacaacaacaataataatgtgaacaataataatatttggcGACGCGTGCGTCTCGTGACCAGCGTTAGCGCCAGTTCGCCTGCCCAGGAGCGAGAACGCAATGCTTATCAGCTGCTCAAGGCCAACAATAGCAGCTCcacttcaacaacaacaacaagcacatcaacaacaacaacgacgtcgacgacgacatcGACGACGCCTGCGACACCGCGTCGCAGTgccaagcagctgctgcgtcGCGAGGATCAGCTGCATGTGCTCGAGGGCAATGTGTCGAGTGCGGCGCGCTTGGAAATGTCCACGGAATTCTTTGTAGTGCCCACGTTGACAGCGGGCACCCGGAGCAGCAGCGGAAGTAGCAATCGCAGCAGTGTCACCACtacagccacgcccacgcgCAGTCAGGGCGCCCGAGCACGCGCCGCCAATACGCCGCGTGCCACACAGAGCAGCAACggggcaactggcaacagcaatgcGACACCGCCCAGCATTGTGTCCACCACTCAGCTGCCGTTCGCCGGACTGCGTAAGGAGGTGTGGGTGGTTCCTGTGCTGGTGCTGGCCAGCTTGACCATGCTAATGATGGGCGCCTTCGAGATCTTTGTGCTGTTCAAGGCTTGGCGCACTTCGCCGTCGCGTCGCCATCTCTTTCTAGGTcaaatgctgctgctcggTCTCTTCGCCTGCGCCGGACTCGGTGCTGTCATCACTGCTCAGCCCACGCTGCTGAGCTGCGGCGCAATACGCTTTGGCGTGGGTGTTGCATATGCTTTGGTCTTTGCCGCGCTGCTCGTCAAATGCGTATTCCTCATCAGTCTGAACGGTGGCGTATATTTGCCTGCACCCTATCAaggattgttgttgctctttgcGCTGCTCATTCAGGTGGCCATCGGTGCGCAGTGGCTGCTCACGCAACCACCGGAGATCTACACGACAAGTGTGCCGGTGATGGGCAGCGGTTTTCTCTCCACGACGGTGGCATCGCAGACCAATTACTCCGCACTCTTCTATCCCACATCGTATACGACGTTGGATGGCACGCCGGAGATTTATACGCGCATTGCGGCTGTGAGCACTGTGTTGATACCGCTATGCAAAACTCAGTTCTCGGAGCTGCTCTTCTCGCTCATCTACATTGTGTTCCTCATCGTTTTCATTGCGGTGCTGGCGATCAAGTCGCGCGGCATACGAGACAATTATCGTGAGGCGACCTACATCGGACTGGCCATCGGTGGCGCCATTCCTATTTGGCTGGGATGGATGCTCTGCGGCCTGGCTGTGGCTGAGCGGCATAAGGATGCGTGCATTGCTTTTGGTTTGGTGGCCACATCGGCCACCGTCTTTCTGGTGATGTTCATGCCCAAGGGCAGGCAGCTGGCGGCAATGGGCAAGGAGGGACTCTACGTCGAGGATCGCGAGGAGCAGTTCAGTTCGTTGAGTCGCGCCGGTTCGGGCTATTCGCCGTCCTTCTTCCACTTCAAGCCCATCAAGTACGGCGTGATGAGCGGTTGTGGCATGCCCAATTCGGCAACGAATACGGGCCAGGGACTGAGCTCCAAGCACTGCTCCAATGCCAACAATGGTGGAG ATCGAGTCGCTTTGGTCACCGCCGCACCGCCGAGCTATACACGTATGTATCACTATTTTCCAGCACATTTGAGCGCGCACCCGTTTTGCTATTACCCACCcgcaccaccaccaccaccaccgcccGCACCGCCCACACAGCTGGCCACACCGCTGACCCTCAAGCTGGGTAACTCGCTTACCTCCATGACACAGGCAGCGCAATTGGCCAAAACGCTGCGCTATGCGCCAG GCATGTTTATACGACCCGACGAAACGAACCTTTATACGACGCTGGAGCCCACATTGAGCAGCAATCCGAATGTCTACTTCCAGCGAAGCGGCGCTGTGCATCCGGGAATATTGTACTGA
- the LOC117571434 gene encoding uncharacterized protein LOC117571434 isoform X2 translates to MANWTLARRWIEASRLVLLLLIILQLIAATPAARNPNTNYNTNSNNNNNNVNNNNIWRRVRLVTSVSASSPAQERERNAYQLLKANNSSSTSTTTTSTSTTTTTSTTTSTTPATPRRSAKQLLRREDQLHVLEGNVSSAARLEMSTEFFVVPTLTAGTRSSSGSSNRSSVTTTATPTRSQGARARAANTPRATQSSNGATGNSNATPPSIVSTTQLPFAGLRKEVWVVPVLVLASLTMLMMGAFEIFVLFKAWRTSPSRRHLFLGQMLLLGLFACAGLGAVITAQPTLLSCGAIRFGVGVAYALVFAALLVKCVFLISLNGGVYLPAPYQGLLLLFALLIQVAIGAQWLLTQPPEIYTTSVPVMGSGFLSTTVASQTNYSALFYPTSYTTLDGTPEIYTRIAAVSTVLIPLCKTQFSELLFSLIYIVFLIVFIAVLAIKSRGIRDNYREATYIGLAIGGAIPIWLGWMLCGLAVAERHKDACIAFGLVATSATVFLVMFMPKGRQLAAMGKEGLYVEDREEQFSSLSRAGSGYSPSFFHFKPIKYGVMSGCGMPNSATNTGQGLSSKHCSNANNGGAHLSAHPFCYYPPAPPPPPPPAPPTQLATPLTLKLGNSLTSMTQAAQLAKTLRYAPGMFIRPDETNLYTTLEPTLSSNPNVYFQRSGAVHPGILY, encoded by the exons ATGGCCAACTGGACTCTGGCCAGACGCTGGATCGAGGCCAGCAGACtggtgctgttgctcttgATCATCCTGCAACTGATTGCAGCAACGCCAGCGGCGCGCAATCCCAACACCAACtacaacacaaacagcaacaacaacaataataatgtgaacaataataatatttggcGACGCGTGCGTCTCGTGACCAGCGTTAGCGCCAGTTCGCCTGCCCAGGAGCGAGAACGCAATGCTTATCAGCTGCTCAAGGCCAACAATAGCAGCTCcacttcaacaacaacaacaagcacatcaacaacaacaacgacgtcgacgacgacatcGACGACGCCTGCGACACCGCGTCGCAGTgccaagcagctgctgcgtcGCGAGGATCAGCTGCATGTGCTCGAGGGCAATGTGTCGAGTGCGGCGCGCTTGGAAATGTCCACGGAATTCTTTGTAGTGCCCACGTTGACAGCGGGCACCCGGAGCAGCAGCGGAAGTAGCAATCGCAGCAGTGTCACCACtacagccacgcccacgcgCAGTCAGGGCGCCCGAGCACGCGCCGCCAATACGCCGCGTGCCACACAGAGCAGCAACggggcaactggcaacagcaatgcGACACCGCCCAGCATTGTGTCCACCACTCAGCTGCCGTTCGCCGGACTGCGTAAGGAGGTGTGGGTGGTTCCTGTGCTGGTGCTGGCCAGCTTGACCATGCTAATGATGGGCGCCTTCGAGATCTTTGTGCTGTTCAAGGCTTGGCGCACTTCGCCGTCGCGTCGCCATCTCTTTCTAGGTcaaatgctgctgctcggTCTCTTCGCCTGCGCCGGACTCGGTGCTGTCATCACTGCTCAGCCCACGCTGCTGAGCTGCGGCGCAATACGCTTTGGCGTGGGTGTTGCATATGCTTTGGTCTTTGCCGCGCTGCTCGTCAAATGCGTATTCCTCATCAGTCTGAACGGTGGCGTATATTTGCCTGCACCCTATCAaggattgttgttgctctttgcGCTGCTCATTCAGGTGGCCATCGGTGCGCAGTGGCTGCTCACGCAACCACCGGAGATCTACACGACAAGTGTGCCGGTGATGGGCAGCGGTTTTCTCTCCACGACGGTGGCATCGCAGACCAATTACTCCGCACTCTTCTATCCCACATCGTATACGACGTTGGATGGCACGCCGGAGATTTATACGCGCATTGCGGCTGTGAGCACTGTGTTGATACCGCTATGCAAAACTCAGTTCTCGGAGCTGCTCTTCTCGCTCATCTACATTGTGTTCCTCATCGTTTTCATTGCGGTGCTGGCGATCAAGTCGCGCGGCATACGAGACAATTATCGTGAGGCGACCTACATCGGACTGGCCATCGGTGGCGCCATTCCTATTTGGCTGGGATGGATGCTCTGCGGCCTGGCTGTGGCTGAGCGGCATAAGGATGCGTGCATTGCTTTTGGTTTGGTGGCCACATCGGCCACCGTCTTTCTGGTGATGTTCATGCCCAAGGGCAGGCAGCTGGCGGCAATGGGCAAGGAGGGACTCTACGTCGAGGATCGCGAGGAGCAGTTCAGTTCGTTGAGTCGCGCCGGTTCGGGCTATTCGCCGTCCTTCTTCCACTTCAAGCCCATCAAGTACGGCGTGATGAGCGGTTGTGGCATGCCCAATTCGGCAACGAATACGGGCCAGGGACTGAGCTCCAAGCACTGCTCCAATGCCAACAATGGTGGAG CACATTTGAGCGCGCACCCGTTTTGCTATTACCCACCcgcaccaccaccaccaccaccgcccGCACCGCCCACACAGCTGGCCACACCGCTGACCCTCAAGCTGGGTAACTCGCTTACCTCCATGACACAGGCAGCGCAATTGGCCAAAACGCTGCGCTATGCGCCAG GCATGTTTATACGACCCGACGAAACGAACCTTTATACGACGCTGGAGCCCACATTGAGCAGCAATCCGAATGTCTACTTCCAGCGAAGCGGCGCTGTGCATCCGGGAATATTGTACTGA
- the LOC117571434 gene encoding uncharacterized protein LOC117571434 isoform X3 produces MANWTLARRWIEASRLVLLLLIILQLIAATPAARNPNTNYNTNSNNNNNNVNNNNIWRRVRLVTSVSASSPAQERERNAYQLLKANNSSSTSTTTTSTSTTTTTSTTTSTTPATPRRSAKQLLRREDQLHVLEGNVSSAARLEMSTEFFVVPTLTAGTRSSSGSSNRSSVTTTATPTRSQGARARAANTPRATQSSNGATGNSNATPPSIVSTTQLPFAGLRKEVWVVPVLVLASLTMLMMGAFEIFVLFKAWRTSPSRRHLFLGQMLLLGLFACAGLGAVITAQPTLLSCGAIRFGVGVAYALVFAALLVKCVFLISLNGGVYLPAPYQGLLLLFALLIQVAIGAQWLLTQPPEIYTTSVPVMGSGFLSTTVASQTNYSALFYPTSYTTLDGTPEIYTRIAAVSTVLIPLCKTQFSELLFSLIYIVFLIVFIAVLAIKSRGIRDNYREATYIGLAIGGAIPIWLGWMLCGLAVAERHKDACIAFGLVATSATVFLVMFMPKGRQLAAMGKEGLYVEDREEQFSSLSRAGSGYSPSFFHFKPIKYGVMSGCGMPNSATNTGQGLSSKHCSNANNGGGMFIRPDETNLYTTLEPTLSSNPNVYFQRSGAVHPGILY; encoded by the exons ATGGCCAACTGGACTCTGGCCAGACGCTGGATCGAGGCCAGCAGACtggtgctgttgctcttgATCATCCTGCAACTGATTGCAGCAACGCCAGCGGCGCGCAATCCCAACACCAACtacaacacaaacagcaacaacaacaataataatgtgaacaataataatatttggcGACGCGTGCGTCTCGTGACCAGCGTTAGCGCCAGTTCGCCTGCCCAGGAGCGAGAACGCAATGCTTATCAGCTGCTCAAGGCCAACAATAGCAGCTCcacttcaacaacaacaacaagcacatcaacaacaacaacgacgtcgacgacgacatcGACGACGCCTGCGACACCGCGTCGCAGTgccaagcagctgctgcgtcGCGAGGATCAGCTGCATGTGCTCGAGGGCAATGTGTCGAGTGCGGCGCGCTTGGAAATGTCCACGGAATTCTTTGTAGTGCCCACGTTGACAGCGGGCACCCGGAGCAGCAGCGGAAGTAGCAATCGCAGCAGTGTCACCACtacagccacgcccacgcgCAGTCAGGGCGCCCGAGCACGCGCCGCCAATACGCCGCGTGCCACACAGAGCAGCAACggggcaactggcaacagcaatgcGACACCGCCCAGCATTGTGTCCACCACTCAGCTGCCGTTCGCCGGACTGCGTAAGGAGGTGTGGGTGGTTCCTGTGCTGGTGCTGGCCAGCTTGACCATGCTAATGATGGGCGCCTTCGAGATCTTTGTGCTGTTCAAGGCTTGGCGCACTTCGCCGTCGCGTCGCCATCTCTTTCTAGGTcaaatgctgctgctcggTCTCTTCGCCTGCGCCGGACTCGGTGCTGTCATCACTGCTCAGCCCACGCTGCTGAGCTGCGGCGCAATACGCTTTGGCGTGGGTGTTGCATATGCTTTGGTCTTTGCCGCGCTGCTCGTCAAATGCGTATTCCTCATCAGTCTGAACGGTGGCGTATATTTGCCTGCACCCTATCAaggattgttgttgctctttgcGCTGCTCATTCAGGTGGCCATCGGTGCGCAGTGGCTGCTCACGCAACCACCGGAGATCTACACGACAAGTGTGCCGGTGATGGGCAGCGGTTTTCTCTCCACGACGGTGGCATCGCAGACCAATTACTCCGCACTCTTCTATCCCACATCGTATACGACGTTGGATGGCACGCCGGAGATTTATACGCGCATTGCGGCTGTGAGCACTGTGTTGATACCGCTATGCAAAACTCAGTTCTCGGAGCTGCTCTTCTCGCTCATCTACATTGTGTTCCTCATCGTTTTCATTGCGGTGCTGGCGATCAAGTCGCGCGGCATACGAGACAATTATCGTGAGGCGACCTACATCGGACTGGCCATCGGTGGCGCCATTCCTATTTGGCTGGGATGGATGCTCTGCGGCCTGGCTGTGGCTGAGCGGCATAAGGATGCGTGCATTGCTTTTGGTTTGGTGGCCACATCGGCCACCGTCTTTCTGGTGATGTTCATGCCCAAGGGCAGGCAGCTGGCGGCAATGGGCAAGGAGGGACTCTACGTCGAGGATCGCGAGGAGCAGTTCAGTTCGTTGAGTCGCGCCGGTTCGGGCTATTCGCCGTCCTTCTTCCACTTCAAGCCCATCAAGTACGGCGTGATGAGCGGTTGTGGCATGCCCAATTCGGCAACGAATACGGGCCAGGGACTGAGCTCCAAGCACTGCTCCAATGCCAACAATGGTGGAG GCATGTTTATACGACCCGACGAAACGAACCTTTATACGACGCTGGAGCCCACATTGAGCAGCAATCCGAATGTCTACTTCCAGCGAAGCGGCGCTGTGCATCCGGGAATATTGTACTGA